The region TTCTGCCGCATTTTGATCAAAAATTTCAAGCCCCCGGTTTTTCTCTTCCTGCCTGTAGAAAAAATCGGTAGCACCATACTTGATGAGATAGGAGGCTGCGGCATAGGCCTCCTGTCCGACTCTCGGATTGCCGCCTATATCAATCCAGGGAACCCCTTCAAACTGCATATGCGAGGTGGTAACAAAGGCCATGGCCCAGTTTTTCTCAACAATTGCCGAGGAGTAATTGTAATAGGCTGAAGGATTGATACCGAAAAGCGGATTGTCATCAGTGAATGCGCCGATAATTTTTTTTGGATAAAAAAGCAGGTCGTTGCCGATCAGGAAGCCGTGGTTGAACATGACAAGGCCTTCTGCATTGCGGTTTTCAGGATAAAAAACTTCGATGACCACCTCCATGAACTGGGGAATCTGCCAGTCATACTGTATCCATGCATGGATACGGTCAAAACAGTAGTTATTAATGCGAATCGGCTTCATGACAGAGGGTATTCTGGTTGAGGGAAACGATAGTTGTCTTTTGCAACAGGGACAGGGATTCAGCAGCAAAAAAAAGAGAGCAATGCGCCGCATCTCATTTACTCTCAATATACGTACCCCTTAAACATAATCACAAGAAAAAGAGGCATTTTGGAACTCTTAAACGCATAAATAAATGGCAGATATCAATAAAACATGAAAATCGGCTGTTTTTTTCCTGTTCCTGAAGTTTCAGAGTCTCGCACCTCCGGAAATCTCGATGATCTGGCCGGTAATAAATGCGGCGTCATCGGAGGCAAGAAAAAGCGCACAGCGGGCAACATCTTCCGGCGTTGCAACCCGGCCGAGCGGGTAACGCATTGCACACTCCCTCTTGAGCATCTCCCAGCGTTCCTGCCCGAGAGCCGCAACAAAGGCAGGCACCTCGACAAGGGCTGGAGCAAGCGCATTGACGGTTATGCCGTACTCTCCGAGCGACATGGCAAGCGAACGGGTAAAGGCATAGATCCCTCCCTTGGCCGCAGAGTAGGAGAACTGATTCGGACTTCCACGGTATACGATCGAACTCATATTCACGATCCGGCCGGAAGCCTGACTCTTCATCATGCGGGCGGCTTCCCGGCAGGAGATGATGCAGGACTTCAGGTTCAGGTCAAGATTGGCACTCATCTTCAGGAAATCAATTCCGGTAACATCAGCCGCAGGCTCACAGTCCCCTCCGGCAATGTTGACCACAATATCGATTTTCCCATAGCGTTCCAGAATCCTGCCGTAGAGTTCGCAAATCTCCTCCTCATGCAGCATATCGGCCCTCACCGACATCCCTGTTCCGCCGGCAAGTTCAAGAAGAGCAAGTGTTTCATCGCATCCGGCCGTGTTGATATCGGAGGCAATCACAATGGCTCCTTCTGCGGAGAAACAGAGTGCTGCCGCCCTTCCGATTCCCCCTGCTGCACCGGTTATGAGCGAAATTTTCCCTTTCAGCCGCATGGGCCCTCCCTTATGCTGCATTACGACGGAACCGTCATGGATTTCCGTTCGGAAGATGGCGCGGCAAAAAGCCTGAATCCCATAAAGCTGGTCATCGACTGTACCGCGCAGTTGATTTTGCCGATAAAGAGATCAAGATCGGTAACCTCATGGCTCTCATCAGAGGCCACCTGTACCATAAACTCCAGAAACTGCTGATAGCGAAGCTCCCCTATCTTTGACGAACAGGAGAGGTTTGAGATGCGAAATGCACACAATGGTTCATCAATAACAAGAAGATCACCATGTTTGAGCAGTTGTATCCAGAAATCAAGATCGATGGTATAGGGAACAATCGCGCTGTACCCTCTTGTTTTTTCAATCAGTTCAGCAGGATAAAGACCGCAGACAGGCTCGCCAATGATGTTGGTCCCCATGCGGACAATTTTGCGGATCACTTCAACAGGATCCTTGCGTCCTGCATCAATAAAATTGAGCTTTTTGATAAGGGTCTTGCTTTCGGGATCAATGATGGTCCTCTGGCTGCTCACAAGACTCACGCCCCTGTTAAGCGGTTCATCAAAGGCTGAAACCTGTTTTTCAAGACAGTGCGGAAAAAGAATGTCGTCACCGCAGAGCAGCTTGACATATTTGCCCTTTACCTTGCTGAT is a window of Candidatus Chlorobium masyuteum DNA encoding:
- a CDS encoding glycosyltransferase family 2 protein — its product is MVFIPRPYVTVAIPMYNNGRFISETINSVLAQTFTDFELLIYDDQSTDDSYEIASSFMDRRIRLFRNEENLGPEGNWNKAISKVKGKYVKLLCGDDILFPHCLEKQVSAFDEPLNRGVSLVSSQRTIIDPESKTLIKKLNFIDAGRKDPVEVIRKIVRMGTNIIGEPVCGLYPAELIEKTRGYSAIVPYTIDLDFWIQLLKHGDLLVIDEPLCAFRISNLSCSSKIGELRYQQFLEFMVQVASDESHEVTDLDLFIGKINCAVQSMTSFMGFRLFAAPSSERKSMTVPS
- a CDS encoding SDR family NAD(P)-dependent oxidoreductase, which gives rise to MRLKGKISLITGAAGGIGRAAALCFSAEGAIVIASDINTAGCDETLALLELAGGTGMSVRADMLHEEEICELYGRILERYGKIDIVVNIAGGDCEPAADVTGIDFLKMSANLDLNLKSCIISCREAARMMKSQASGRIVNMSSIVYRGSPNQFSYSAAKGGIYAFTRSLAMSLGEYGITVNALAPALVEVPAFVAALGQERWEMLKRECAMRYPLGRVATPEDVARCALFLASDDAAFITGQIIEISGGARL